The Bacteroidota bacterium DNA segment GAAGCAATGCGGCAGGATATATTTTGGACAGTTCATTTCGAGAATGTTCTTCATATTTAAATGTGCAGAAAGTAGCACCTGTACTCAATGCAGAAGATACCATAAGCGCAGATATGCAGTTTGCAAATGAAGAAATAATATTTGCATCAGTTTCACAAGATGATTACCCTTGTTATGGTAGTGGTCAGATGCTGGGATCATGGGTAAATAAATCTGAAAAATTTTGCGCCATCAAATTTAAAATTGATAGTGAATATCATTACGGCTGGATACGCATGAGTATGAATGAATTTTATGAAATAACAATTCACGATTATGCTTATGAATCATTACCTGATGTACCTATAATTGCGGGCAGAACTACTGGAACAATTGCTGAGGCTACCGGTAAAGTTTCGGATGTTTTACTTTCAGATATTTCGGACAACTTAAATGTAACTGATTTACAAGTGAATTTTACAAAAGCAGAAGAAGAATCTGCCATTGATGCTTATCATGTTTTTATTTCTCCAACAAACGAAAGTGCATATTTTACAACAGAATTTGCTTTGGCTTTACCAGAGGATAGATTTACTTCTATTTTGCCTACCGGTGAAAATATAACTGCAAATTTTACTGAAGATGTAAAAGACATTTTTGGATTTGATATTGTTCCCGGAGTTATTTATTATGCAGGTGTGTTAAGTTATAACCATTTTGCAACTTACCCTATGAGTGTTTCAGATGTTTCAAATGGTGTTGAATTGAATTTACCTGTTTCTATACAATCACTTCAATCGTCAGCAAATATTTATTATGCCGATGCTCAACTTCATGTGCATTCTTACGACTTATTTAGAGATACAAATCTTTCAATTTATGATATTGCCGGTAAGAAAGTATTTACAAAAACAATTACTCAAAAGGATGAATTAATTGATATAAATATTCCGACAGGTATTTACACAATCACAATGCAATCACCTACAAATTTTATATCCGGAAAATTATTTTGCGGAAAATAAATAGTTTAAATACAAGTACAACATTTTCCTTACACGGATTTACCGAAGAGTAATTAAATTTTTATTCTCCATGGTTTGCGTCTAATCCATAAAAGATCTTCCGGATTAAATAGGTATGTAACAGATTAACTTTTGAAAATTTAAATGCTGGGTTAATTATTAAATCCAGTAGTAAAAAATAGCGATTAGAATTTTTAATTAATAAATCGGATTGGCCGACAACCGTGGAGAATAAACTTCATTCGCTCTTTTTCCTTCCCGCCATGTTCCCCCCCAACGTGCCAGCAGATTCCTCAAAACATAGCCTTGTGCGTTAGCCTTTGAGAACCTGACTATCCTTAATAAAATTTTATTTTTCTTTTTATTAAATCACACATTATAATCGCAAATATTAAAATAAAACCTATTCACTCTTTTCTTTACCTTAAAATAAATTCGCTTTTTTATTTTTCCTGCATTAACTTAGATAATCCAAAAAAAGATGCATGCAATTTAAATACTCTATATTTTTATTTATTTGCAGCATAGTTTTCATTTTAGCTGCTTGTGATTTGAATTATACACCTGAACCTTATACCGGAGTAAGCGGGATTGTGAGAGATAAAACAACAGGCGAATGTATTCCAAATGCCACAATTTATTTATTAGAAAGCGGTGACTCCCCAGGTGCTGGATATTATTATAAGGATTCCTTAGTAACTGATGTGTATGGAAATTTTGAGTTTGAATTCGAAAAAATAATTGGATATGGTTATGCCCTGCTAGCAAATAAGGAACATTATATAGAAAGCACTGGACTTACCTTTATACAATATGGTGAAATTAAAGATGTGCTATTAAGTCCTGAAGGATATATAAAATTGCATGTTCAAAATATTTTACCTTCAGAACCTTGGGATCAATTAGGAATTAATGGTCCATTTACTGCTCATTTTTATGGGAATGAAATAGATTCTCTAATGACCTTTCAAATTAATGGAAATACTAATATTGTAATTTACTGGGGATTAAATGGTGTTGCGGTAAATACAGATACTATTTTTTGCCCTGCATTTGACACAACTTATTACGAATTACTTTACTAACTTTTAATTGAACCCAATTCTATTTAGACAAAAATTTTAAATCGCTCATAACAAGATTTATGTAACAACTCTCTATCATCAGGATGTGCAATTTCGATTAATGCTTTTGCTCGTTGTCGTAAATTTTTCCCGAATAAAAATGCGACACCATATTCAGTAACTATATAGCGCACATGCGCACGAGTGGTAACAACACCGGCACCGGGTTTAAGTATGGGTACAATGCGGGAGATTCCTTTTTTCGTTCTTGATGAAAGTGCTATGATAGGTTTACCACCTTCACTTAAAGCCGCACCACGAATAAAATCCATTTGTCCGCCCACACCTGAATATTGATATGTACCAATTGAATCAGAAACTACTTGTCCGGTAAGATCCACTTCTATACAACTATTAATTGCACATACTTTTGGATTTAATTTTATTACTGCAGGTTCATTCACATAATCAATATCCATAAATGCAAACCCGGGATTATCATCAACGTAATTATATAATTTTTTTGTGCCAAGAGCAAAACCGGTTACTGTTCTGTTTGGCTCTATCACTTTAAATTTATTATTCACTACATCACTTTCAAATAAGGGTATTAATCCATCCGAAAACATTTCAGTATGTACACCCAAATTTTTATGATTGGTAAGACATCGCAATACAGCTTCCGGTATCGATCCGATTCCCATTTGTAAAGTGCTGCCATCATCAAATAATTCTGCAA contains these protein-coding regions:
- a CDS encoding T9SS type A sorting domain-containing protein yields the protein MLIGYSALSVSFLLIAQKSDAQIIYTDIDPDEMLLPYYDDGFDMDINGDGTNDFHFQVYSWGFTAYAGYEYFAAIQPLGSNAAGYILDSSFRECSSYLNVQKVAPVLNAEDTISADMQFANEEIIFASVSQDDYPCYGSGQMLGSWVNKSEKFCAIKFKIDSEYHYGWIRMSMNEFYEITIHDYAYESLPDVPIIAGRTTGTIAEATGKVSDVLLSDISDNLNVTDLQVNFTKAEEESAIDAYHVFISPTNESAYFTTEFALALPEDRFTSILPTGENITANFTEDVKDIFGFDIVPGVIYYAGVLSYNHFATYPMSVSDVSNGVELNLPVSIQSLQSSANIYYADAQLHVHSYDLFRDTNLSIYDIAGKKVFTKTITQKDELIDINIPTGIYTITMQSPTNFISGKLFCGK
- a CDS encoding acetyl-CoA hydrolase/transferase family protein → MNEGRADYIPVFLSEIPELFKQKILDLDVAIVQVSPPDKHGYCSLGVSVDIARTAVNTSKLVIAQVNPNVPRTHGDSLIHSTRFHKMVWIESPLLEITFGEEILESDALIGKYIAELFDDGSTLQMGIGSIPEAVLRCLTNHKNLGVHTEMFSDGLIPLFESDVVNNKFKVIEPNRTVTGFALGTKKLYNYVDDNPGFAFMDIDYVNEPAVIKLNPKVCAINSCIEVDLTGQVVSDSIGTYQYSGVGGQMDFIRGAALSEGGKPIIALSSRTKKGISRIVPILKPGAGVVTTRAHVRYIVTEYGVAFLFGKNLRQRAKALIEIAHPDDRELLHKSCYERFKIFV